A single region of the Variovorax paradoxus genome encodes:
- the yajC gene encoding preprotein translocase subunit YajC translates to MFISSAFAQTAPAASGGGDMLSSLGSMLPLVLMFVVLYFVMIRPQMKRQKEARAMIEALAKGDEVATAGGVLGKITSLGDQYLGLEIANGVEIKIQRSAVVQVLPKGAVK, encoded by the coding sequence TTGTTCATTTCCTCTGCTTTCGCCCAAACCGCGCCCGCTGCTTCCGGCGGTGGCGACATGTTGTCCTCGCTCGGGAGCATGCTGCCCCTCGTGCTGATGTTCGTGGTGCTGTATTTCGTGATGATCCGTCCGCAAATGAAGCGCCAGAAAGAAGCCCGCGCCATGATCGAGGCGCTCGCCAAGGGTGACGAGGTGGCAACGGCCGGCGGCGTGCTCGGCAAGATCACCTCGCTCGGCGACCAGTACCTCGGCCTCGAGATCGCCAATGGCGTGGAGATCAAGATCCAGCGCAGCGCTGTGGTCCAGGTCTTGCCCAAGGGCGCCGTCAAGTAA
- the secF gene encoding protein translocase subunit SecF, whose amino-acid sequence MEFFRIHKTIPFMRHALVLNIISFATFALAVFFLLHRGLHLSVEFTGGTVMEVAYQQSADIGKVREAIGKLGYPDVQVQSYGTSRDVQIRLPAQKGMSSDQQSAQVMQALKSVDPSATQRGLEVVGPQVGEELTTNGLKALGMVVVGIMIYLAVRFEWKFAVATVLANLHDVVIILGFFAFFQWEFSLAVLAAVLAVLGYSVNESVVIFDRVRENFRRYRKMSTVGIIDNAITSTISRTIITHGSTQLVVLSMFFFGGPTLHYFALALTIGICFGIYSSCFVAAAIAMWLGIKREDLIKGTPVKRDGDSEDDPNAGAVV is encoded by the coding sequence ATGGAATTCTTCCGCATCCACAAGACCATCCCGTTCATGCGCCATGCACTGGTGCTGAACATCATTTCCTTTGCCACCTTCGCGCTGGCGGTGTTCTTCCTGCTGCACCGCGGGCTGCACCTGTCGGTGGAGTTCACGGGCGGCACCGTGATGGAGGTGGCCTACCAGCAGTCCGCCGACATCGGCAAGGTGCGCGAGGCGATCGGAAAGCTCGGCTATCCGGACGTGCAGGTGCAGAGCTACGGCACGTCGCGCGACGTGCAGATCCGCCTGCCGGCGCAAAAGGGCATGAGCTCCGACCAGCAAAGCGCGCAGGTCATGCAGGCGCTCAAGTCGGTCGACCCCTCGGCCACGCAGCGCGGCTTGGAAGTCGTCGGGCCGCAGGTGGGCGAGGAGCTCACCACCAACGGACTCAAAGCGCTCGGCATGGTGGTGGTCGGCATCATGATCTACCTGGCGGTGCGCTTCGAATGGAAGTTCGCCGTCGCCACCGTGCTGGCCAACCTGCACGACGTGGTCATCATCCTGGGGTTCTTCGCCTTCTTCCAGTGGGAGTTCTCGCTCGCGGTGCTGGCGGCGGTGCTTGCGGTGCTGGGGTATTCGGTGAACGAATCGGTCGTGATCTTCGACCGCGTGCGCGAGAATTTCCGCCGCTACCGCAAGATGAGCACGGTGGGGATCATCGACAACGCGATCACCTCGACCATCAGCCGCACCATCATCACGCACGGTTCGACGCAGCTGGTGGTGCTCTCGATGTTCTTCTTCGGCGGCCCGACGCTGCATTACTTTGCCTTGGCGTTGACCATCGGCATCTGCTTCGGCATCTACTCGTCGTGCTTCGTGGCGGCGGCTATCGCCATGTGGCTCGGCATCAAGCGCGAAGACCTGATCAAAGGCACACCGGTCAAGCGCGACGGCGATTCCGAGGACGACCCGAACGCCGGCGCCGTGGTCTGA
- a CDS encoding indolepyruvate ferredoxin oxidoreductase family protein — protein MNAPLPEHIRKALETVTLDDKYSLDYGRAFMSGVQALVKLPMLQRLRDQQAGKNTAGFISGYRGSPLGGYDQALWKASKFLKEQNIVFQPGVNEELAATALWGTQQLGFSPAGTNKFDGVFGIWYGKGPGVDRCSDVFKHANMAGTTEWGGVIAVAGDDHISKSSTAAHQSDHIFKACGTPVFFPANVQEILDLGIHAFAMSRFSGIWSGMKTIQEIVESSATAMIDPDRVEIVIPTDFQMPPGGLHIRWPDHALEQEARLMHYKWYAALAYIRANRLNHNVIEGPNDRFGIMASGKAYNDTRQALIDLGLDDATCRQLGIRLHKVGVVWPLEAQLTRDFATGLQEILVVEEKRQVIEYQLKEELYNWRADVRPNVLGKFNELDGDFSGGEWAMPNPTANTLLRANADLNPALIAKAIAQRLRKLGILEQAGADMRARIDAQMAILEAKERSMEALKVGGVQGADRQPWFCSGCPHNTSTVVPEGSRAMGGIGCHFMATWMDRSTIGFTQMGGEGVPWVGQQPFTTDQHIFANLGDGTYFHSGLLAIRQSIAAGVNITYKILYNDAVAMTGGQQVGERPEGHSVLQIAESLHAEGAKKVVIVTDEPEKYEGVNIPGDHVAVKHRDLLDDIQREFREIAGTTAIIYDQTCATEKRRRRKRGTAVDPAKRVVINDLVCEGCGDCSVKSNCLSVEPLETEFGRKRTINQSSCNKDMSCLKGFCPSFVTVEGGQLKKKAKNKADTPLELGALPDPAVPVLARDQVWGIVVAGVGGTGVITIGQLLGMAAHIEGKGIVTQDAAGLAQKGGATWSHALIGESQDAIRTTRVGTAAADLILAADPLVAVNAETLARMREGRTHVALNTHSTPTAAFVRNANWVNPQDDCANQIARVVGTDALGTFDADAAATTLMGDSLYANPMLLGFAWQKGWIPLALESLLRAIELNAVAVENNKTAFAWGRQAAVNPGALQKRVRPGQVIEFKKRETVESLVARRAEFLTGYQNAAYADEYRQFVGKVQQAESALGKTALTETVARYLFKLMAYKDEYEVARLHTDRSFLDRVEGMFEGEMGKDFKLNYHLAPPIIAKKNSKGELQKQQFGAWMLSGFRLLARLKGLRGTALDIFGRTEERKTERALIGEYRASIEEVISGLRAENHALALEIASLPEQIRGYGHVKERNLAAARTRWSELLAKWRNPQSAQRAAA, from the coding sequence CAGGCGCTATGGAAGGCCAGCAAATTCCTGAAGGAACAGAACATCGTCTTCCAGCCCGGCGTGAACGAAGAACTCGCCGCCACGGCGCTCTGGGGCACCCAGCAGCTGGGCTTCTCGCCCGCGGGCACCAACAAGTTCGACGGCGTCTTCGGCATCTGGTACGGCAAGGGCCCGGGCGTGGACCGCTGCTCCGACGTCTTCAAGCACGCCAACATGGCCGGCACCACCGAATGGGGCGGCGTGATTGCGGTGGCGGGCGACGACCATATTTCGAAGAGCAGCACGGCCGCGCACCAGAGCGACCACATCTTCAAGGCCTGCGGCACGCCGGTGTTCTTTCCGGCCAACGTGCAAGAAATATTGGACCTGGGCATTCACGCCTTTGCGATGAGCCGCTTCTCGGGCATCTGGTCGGGCATGAAGACGATCCAGGAAATCGTCGAGTCGAGCGCCACGGCCATGATCGATCCGGACCGCGTCGAGATCGTCATTCCCACCGATTTCCAGATGCCGCCCGGCGGCCTGCACATCCGCTGGCCCGACCACGCGCTCGAGCAGGAAGCGCGGCTCATGCACTACAAGTGGTATGCCGCGCTGGCGTACATCCGCGCCAACCGGCTCAACCACAACGTGATCGAGGGGCCGAACGACCGCTTCGGCATCATGGCCAGCGGCAAGGCATACAACGACACCCGCCAAGCGCTGATCGACCTCGGCCTGGACGACGCGACCTGCCGCCAGCTCGGCATCCGGCTGCACAAGGTGGGCGTGGTGTGGCCCCTGGAGGCGCAGCTGACGCGCGACTTTGCCACCGGCCTGCAGGAAATCCTGGTGGTCGAAGAAAAGCGCCAGGTCATCGAATACCAGCTGAAGGAAGAGCTCTACAACTGGCGCGCCGACGTGCGGCCCAACGTGCTCGGCAAGTTCAACGAGCTCGACGGTGATTTTTCCGGCGGCGAATGGGCCATGCCCAACCCCACCGCCAACACGCTGCTGCGCGCCAATGCCGACCTGAACCCCGCGCTCATTGCCAAGGCCATTGCCCAGCGCCTGCGCAAGCTGGGCATCCTGGAGCAGGCCGGCGCCGACATGCGTGCGCGCATCGACGCGCAAATGGCCATTCTCGAAGCCAAGGAGCGCTCGATGGAAGCGCTCAAGGTGGGCGGCGTGCAAGGCGCCGATCGCCAGCCGTGGTTCTGCTCGGGCTGCCCGCACAACACCAGCACGGTGGTGCCCGAGGGTTCGCGCGCGATGGGTGGCATTGGCTGCCACTTCATGGCCACCTGGATGGACCGCTCCACCATCGGCTTCACGCAGATGGGCGGCGAGGGCGTGCCGTGGGTGGGCCAGCAGCCTTTCACCACCGACCAGCACATCTTCGCGAACCTGGGCGACGGCACCTACTTCCACAGTGGCCTGCTCGCCATTCGCCAGAGCATTGCCGCGGGCGTGAACATCACCTACAAGATCCTCTACAACGACGCGGTGGCCATGACCGGCGGCCAGCAGGTCGGCGAGCGGCCCGAGGGCCACTCGGTGCTGCAGATTGCCGAAAGCCTGCATGCCGAAGGCGCGAAGAAGGTCGTCATCGTGACCGACGAGCCCGAGAAGTACGAGGGCGTGAACATCCCCGGCGACCACGTGGCAGTGAAGCACCGCGACTTGCTGGACGACATCCAGCGCGAGTTCCGCGAGATTGCCGGCACCACCGCCATCATCTACGACCAGACCTGCGCCACAGAGAAGCGCCGCCGCCGCAAGCGGGGCACGGCTGTCGACCCGGCCAAGCGCGTGGTCATCAACGACCTGGTCTGCGAAGGCTGCGGCGATTGCAGCGTGAAGAGCAACTGCCTGTCGGTCGAGCCGCTCGAAACCGAATTCGGCCGCAAGCGCACCATCAACCAGAGCAGCTGCAACAAGGACATGAGCTGCCTGAAGGGCTTCTGCCCGAGCTTCGTCACCGTCGAAGGCGGCCAGCTCAAGAAGAAGGCCAAGAACAAGGCCGATACGCCGCTCGAACTCGGCGCGCTGCCCGACCCGGCCGTGCCGGTGCTGGCCCGCGATCAGGTGTGGGGCATCGTGGTGGCCGGTGTCGGCGGCACGGGCGTCATCACCATCGGCCAGCTGCTGGGCATGGCGGCGCACATCGAGGGCAAGGGCATCGTCACGCAGGATGCGGCCGGCCTTGCACAAAAGGGCGGCGCCACGTGGAGCCATGCGCTCATCGGCGAATCGCAGGACGCGATCCGCACCACCCGCGTCGGCACCGCCGCGGCCGACCTCATTCTTGCGGCCGATCCGTTGGTGGCGGTGAATGCCGAAACCCTGGCGCGCATGCGCGAAGGGCGCACGCACGTGGCGCTCAACACGCACAGCACGCCCACCGCCGCCTTTGTGCGCAACGCCAACTGGGTCAATCCGCAAGACGATTGCGCGAACCAGATCGCACGCGTCGTGGGCACCGATGCGCTCGGCACCTTCGATGCGGACGCGGCCGCCACCACGCTGATGGGCGACAGCCTCTACGCCAACCCGATGCTGCTGGGCTTTGCCTGGCAAAAGGGCTGGATCCCGCTGGCGCTCGAGTCGCTGCTGCGCGCCATCGAACTCAACGCCGTGGCGGTCGAGAACAACAAGACCGCCTTTGCGTGGGGCCGCCAGGCGGCCGTCAACCCGGGCGCGCTTCAAAAGCGCGTTCGCCCCGGCCAGGTCATCGAGTTCAAGAAGCGTGAAACCGTCGAAAGCCTCGTGGCGCGCCGGGCTGAATTTCTGACGGGCTACCAGAACGCGGCGTATGCCGACGAATACCGGCAGTTCGTGGGCAAGGTGCAGCAGGCCGAATCGGCGCTGGGCAAGACCGCGCTGACCGAAACGGTCGCGCGGTACCTGTTCAAGCTCATGGCGTACAAGGACGAATACGAAGTGGCGCGCCTGCACACCGACCGCAGCTTCCTGGACCGGGTCGAGGGCATGTTCGAGGGCGAGATGGGCAAGGACTTCAAGCTCAACTACCACCTTGCGCCGCCCATCATCGCGAAGAAAAACTCCAAGGGCGAGCTGCAGAAGCAGCAATTTGGCGCGTGGATGCTCTCCGGCTTCAGGCTGCTGGCCCGGCTCAAGGGCCTGCGTGGCACGGCCCTGGACATCTTCGGCCGCACCGAAGAGCGCAAGACCGAGCGCGCGCTCATCGGCGAATACCGCGCGAGCATCGAAGAGGTGATTTCCGGCCTGCGCGCCGAGAACCACGCGCTGGCGCTGGAGATTGCCAGCCTGCCCGAGCAGATTCGCGGCTACGGCCACGTGAAGGAGCGCAACCTGGCTGCGGCCCGCACCCGCTGGAGTGAATTGCTCGCCAAGTGGCGCAACCCGCAATCGGCGCAGCGCGCGGCAGCCTGA
- the secD gene encoding protein translocase subunit SecD gives MNRYPVWKYAIIVIVLLVGLIYSLPNFFGEAPAVQVSAAKSTVKVDAATQGRVEEALKTAGLTPDLLTLEGGSLRARFGTPDEQLKARDVLQRTLVPDPSDPPYVVALNLVSRSPAWLTSLHAFPMYLGLDLRGGVDFLLQVDMKGAIDKKAESFAGDLRTTFRDKSIRGTSVNRNGQTIEVSFRDAAALQTAKQLIQDQFPDLATTEAQDGNNWRLTATIKPEAARRLQDAALKQNITTLHNRINELGVAEPVIQQQGLDRIVVQLPGVQDTAKAKDILGRTATLEMRLVDESAEGRAAELSGGPVPFGSEKFFERNGRPVIVKKQVLVTGESLTDAQPGFDQQSNQPKVDLTMDAKGGRIMRDVSRENYKKRMAMLIFEKGKGEVLTAPSINGELGNRFQISGSMTVSEAADLALLLRAGSLAAPMEIIQERTIGPSLGADNIEKGFKSVMYGFLAIMVFMCAYYALFGLFSSIALAVNLMLLVAILSMLQATLTLPGIAAMALAIGVAIDSNVLINERVREELRNGASAQAAIHAGYDRAWGTILDSNVTTLIAGIALLAFGSGPVRGFAVVHCIGIVTSMFSAVFFSRGLVNFWYGNKKKLKSVSIGTVWRPKTDGTAVADGK, from the coding sequence ATGAACCGTTATCCGGTCTGGAAGTACGCGATCATCGTGATCGTGCTGCTTGTGGGGTTGATCTATTCCCTGCCCAATTTCTTCGGCGAGGCGCCTGCCGTGCAGGTGTCCGCGGCCAAGTCAACCGTCAAGGTCGACGCCGCCACCCAGGGCCGGGTCGAGGAGGCGCTGAAAACAGCCGGGCTCACGCCCGACCTGCTCACGCTCGAAGGCGGCTCGCTGCGCGCGCGCTTCGGCACGCCCGACGAGCAGCTCAAGGCGCGCGACGTTCTGCAGCGCACGCTGGTGCCTGATCCGTCCGACCCGCCATACGTGGTGGCGTTGAACCTGGTTTCGCGGTCGCCGGCATGGCTCACGTCGCTGCACGCGTTCCCGATGTACCTGGGCCTCGACTTGCGCGGCGGCGTCGACTTCCTGCTGCAGGTCGACATGAAGGGCGCCATCGACAAGAAGGCCGAGTCGTTCGCGGGTGACCTGCGCACCACCTTCCGCGACAAGAGCATCCGAGGCACCTCGGTGAACCGCAACGGCCAGACCATCGAGGTTTCGTTCCGCGACGCGGCTGCGCTGCAAACGGCCAAGCAGCTCATCCAGGACCAGTTCCCGGACCTTGCGACCACCGAAGCGCAAGACGGCAACAACTGGCGGCTCACCGCCACCATCAAGCCCGAGGCCGCGCGCCGGCTCCAGGACGCGGCGCTCAAGCAGAACATCACCACCCTGCACAACCGTATCAACGAACTCGGCGTGGCCGAGCCGGTGATCCAGCAGCAGGGACTGGACCGCATCGTGGTGCAGTTGCCCGGCGTGCAGGACACCGCCAAGGCCAAGGACATCCTGGGCCGCACCGCCACGCTCGAAATGCGCCTGGTCGACGAAAGCGCCGAAGGCCGCGCGGCCGAACTGAGCGGAGGACCGGTGCCCTTCGGCTCCGAGAAATTCTTCGAGCGTAACGGCCGCCCGGTGATCGTGAAGAAGCAGGTGCTCGTCACCGGCGAAAGCCTCACCGACGCGCAGCCCGGCTTCGACCAGCAGAGCAACCAGCCTAAGGTCGACCTGACCATGGACGCCAAGGGCGGCCGGATCATGCGCGACGTGAGCCGCGAGAACTACAAGAAGCGCATGGCCATGCTGATCTTCGAAAAGGGCAAGGGCGAAGTGCTCACGGCCCCTTCGATCAACGGCGAGCTCGGCAACCGTTTCCAGATCTCGGGCTCGATGACCGTGTCCGAAGCGGCCGACCTCGCGCTGCTGCTGCGCGCCGGCTCGCTGGCCGCGCCGATGGAAATCATCCAGGAACGGACCATCGGCCCGAGCCTGGGCGCTGACAACATCGAAAAGGGCTTCAAGAGCGTGATGTATGGCTTCCTGGCCATCATGGTGTTCATGTGCGCCTACTACGCGCTGTTCGGCCTGTTCTCGTCGATTGCGCTGGCCGTCAACCTGATGCTGCTGGTGGCCATTCTCTCGATGCTGCAGGCCACGCTCACGCTGCCCGGCATTGCGGCCATGGCGCTGGCCATCGGCGTGGCCATCGACTCCAACGTGCTGATCAACGAGCGCGTGCGCGAGGAGCTGCGCAACGGCGCCTCGGCGCAGGCCGCCATCCATGCCGGCTACGACCGCGCCTGGGGCACGATTCTCGACTCCAACGTGACCACGCTGATCGCCGGCATTGCGTTGCTGGCCTTCGGCTCGGGCCCTGTCCGCGGCTTTGCGGTGGTGCACTGCATCGGCATCGTCACCTCGATGTTCTCCGCCGTGTTCTTCTCGCGCGGCCTCGTGAACTTCTGGTACGGCAACAAGAAAAAGCTCAAGTCGGTGTCGATCGGCACCGTGTGGCGGCCCAAGACCGACGGCACGGCCGTGGCTGACGGCAAGTAA